The window ttgcattcagcagtgctttctccaatttatctatcctgtcttccaccttcttgtcatcTTGTTCCGTCACTGCATTGGCTGACCCCCTCATCAATATgcttcgcgggttatcataggccttcttcgcctcAATCAGCCTTCCCAAAGTCTCTCGaggcttcacttgctttattcttggtaaaatttcccccgctcgaggaattcatcaagtcctttgacTCAGGGTTTGCTCCTTCGTAAAACAGATAGTAAGTCTCCGCTTCAatcatcctgtggttcggacaagcatccaacagTCCCTTGAACCAggaccaataagaactcagagactcatcataTTCCTGCTTGCAATCCtaaatctccttcttcaaggcattcgtcttgttggaagggaaaaaataatccaagaactCCAGCTTGAAATCTTTCCATGTGTTAATCGAGTCTGGTGGAAGCCTCAGCagccaagtattagcctcccTCTTGAGGGCAAATGGGACTGCACAcaaacggtagtcctcctcagtcgCCTCGTTGGAGCGCTTTTGAATGCTAAAcagcttactaaactcgttcaagaattcgtaaggacattcgcttccttcgtccagagaaTGTGGGCAAAACTCcgagcacatttgtcttgatatcaatAGACCTCCGACGCGGGTTTGAGACTATAGCATGGGCGGGTTCACCGTCGAGATGTGCGGTGAGTGACCCTATCTCCGGATCGGGATCTACTAAATGAGCCATATTTGGGTTTTCCACCTCCTCGGTATCGGAATGCTCTGTTTCTGTTGACGACTTCGGGTCTCCTTCTCCcgacgaattccactccttctcactttctgattcgaacGGAAATGGGTCCACTGTCCTCAAacctgatctggtggtgataGTGGACGTAGACTCCTTGACTTGCCACTTGTATCGGCCGCTCCCTGACCCAGATGAACtagcccaacttccagaatggaagcccgtgttcataaactgtcaaggagaacaaaataacataaattaaattatttacaccaaatcctcaaacgcaataacaataaacgccatccttccccggcaacggcgccatttgaactACGATATTTTTAAGCTGCGTGCACAATATGGAATATCAAGCTTCCTGggtccagagaatccactagagAACGCTGAAAGATCTCGGTCATTGGACACACAgtatatcatttcaaaatctcAACCCGCGTATACTTGaattagtatagggaagtagggatcgatcccacgaggacatatgcgaaatcatgcatttaaaGGGCTTTTGGGTGGTATGGCTGCTGCCATGCaaatttgggttgaggaaCTTATACTAGACAgaggaaaagaaatttaactATCTCTAGATCTAGTAATATTGCTACCTAATCTAGCTAGACAGACTCGATGCATgcagtggggaccatttttccaaaaatagaagtgtACGACaaaaaagctgcaaaataaccaATTCTAAGCCTAACTACCTACAAATGCAAGCATCATCGGAATTTAACTGAAACATgatgaaaacagaaaaaaatatgCTAGTAACTCAACGGCGGCCAACGGATGGAACGTCAGAAAACGCCGAGAAACCCAACAAAAACTCAGATCTCTATCtcctagacgaagtaaaacaaaaacgaAGCAGAagttcaaaatccatgcacaattcaattcccctgttcagatccacacttcggatgctaaatccactccggatccaagcatccgagaCAAACTCCGGTCAAAATTATCTCCATAACTACAGATTCGCCGATTCTCcacagatcaacaacaacaaccacaGATCAACTCACATTCCCCAGATCAAGTACGCAAAGCATCCAACAATTTGAATAACAATCAAACCTCCGGAACAAACTCCTCAAAAACAGAATTAACATAAATCAACGCAGAATCAACACCATcataacatgaaataaaattcatagataaacAGCAAGTAGAAAAACGAACAATTCGACTTCGAACGGCGAAGTTCGACagaaatcaaaacataaacgctaaaaagtaaatgattgtatcttcgccctccttgaggacggtgttgcacAAATTTCCCCGAAGATTAGACCTCTATTCTACCCCAGAATTCTCATtttccaagtgtgtgtgtgtgtgtgagctgagagctaTCGTCTATATcatgtgtgttgcatgctcctcctTATATAGGCGTGAAAGTGGGTCCAGCAGAGGCTTCTTTTGTGTGAATTGTCTTCTTTGCCCTCAGCTTCAGACTCCCCTCATCTAGCCATTTTCTTCCtcaattctgctcacttttcgCCTCcttccttcgctagtccacTTCCTTCAATTCTTCCTGGACCTGGCGaatttccttcacacacctggcttaaacaatgtgttagacccagtaaatgATGACTTTTCatcatataaccgatgcatgaaattagccttatcagctCCATCTTGTCGTAGGCCTCCAGGACGCGGGTCCAGAACCCCTTTCTGTCTGATCTGTGCCAACAGTCGCATCCGCCGTGATGGTGTACCCCGCCTTTGCCACaacaatgaattcaaatattcaatccAATTTTTATACCTCAATAGTAGCAATTTGCAAGGTCTCGGGTGATGTTGGGAATCTTACAATGCTAACCGACTTCCAAGTCTCACAAAACTAGTTGACAGATGTTAGATGTCGAGAATTACAATACTCcatatgtaaatatttttgcaGGGTTTCTTCCCTCTCAATTAGGCCAACTTTTACCTAATGAATACATTATCATTACAATGGAACATGTTTAGTGGTTCGATTCCAAATAAGCtcttactatattttatggaaAGATTGAATATATTAGTAAGAAGTAACTGATGTAGCGTCTGCTTTGGAGTATCTTCACCAATGCTATTCGACACCTATTATTATAAGCGACTTGAAACCAAGTAATCTGTTGTTGGATGAGATATGGTTGGCCATGTGAAGTTGCTTTGCAATGGAGATAGCATGGTGTTAACCAACACAGTACGAACATTGGGTTACATATTCCTATACACCATGCTatacattttgtttttggattaTGATAATACAAGTCAACCTAGTACATACATCTAAGATCTAAAGATAGATGCATCCAATCTTGTCACTCAGTGATCACTTCCACATATAATGGCATTAATTTTaagttgaattttaattatttgttaccCTATACTCCATCGGGAATATTCCAATCTTATACATTACTCCCTCGTTCTTTTGTCGCTGAGTTGTATTCTCTTTTGGATTGTTAACTgagtcatttattttattttttgcaaaaggcgaatatatttcttctctcctctcttcatctcctactttattctccattcactaactcactttaaacccaatttcttaaatatcatgtcgaaaagaaacgcctctacTGTAGACGGACAAAGGGATTACTATATTTTGGGTTtgcttttctttaatttgtgaTGAATTGTtcaaaaatgatactccataGAATTCAACCTAGTACTATGTAAgttattccattatttttataaatcaatCCCGGTGTACTGTTCATTTGTAATTTACTCAACCGACAATTGAAACTAGTAGTAAGGGTATTTATAAGATCCAATTAAGCATGCATGGCGTGATTTATGCAGTTCATGTGTAgaataattttcatttgattctTTTAAAGAGAAGTTAGCTGtctttcaaaaagttttatccaataaatattgtagtgctGTATAGTATATGCCTTACACAGTGACTAAAGGCAAATACACTTAATTATGCACACTAGGGCCAGTTTGGTGgactaaatattactactactatctgTGCTCTTTACGTCGCCCCGATTTGAGGCAATATTACACTTTTGCCCTCTTCTCCCTTAGTCTGGTAAGCCTTGAGTTCTTCCGCCCTTTGTCTTTCGAATCATGCAGGTCGATCCGAAGAGGGTCTCATCCAGAGGCTGCCCCGATGCCCGCCTTGTTGGGAAACTTCTTTGGCTCACTCACCATCAAGTAGCTTGGGTTGATTTCTCAACTCTGTAGGTTGATTTGTGAGATTATAAATTTGTTGCATGGTTTCATAATTGTGTGAATTGAGATTGCGAGGAGCTGTAAATTATAGCCTATCAACTGTTTGGGAAAATGTTAAATTGCATGTTTGCTGACTTTGTTATAAATTTCGAATCTTGTTTGCTGCCAATTGCCAAACAAcatattttcatatcataCTAAACACTTCTTTAAAAACACATTAGCCCTAACAAGGAATctttaattaatgtcaactTACTAGTATATTGTTTATACATGTGCATGCCTCATATATTATCGTAGAAGAATATCTCCCTCTCTATCACCCTCTAATTATAATCAACAATCAACCACACCTTCCAATTTGTAggaatgaagaaaatgttttattgCATTCTTGCATATGCATTCCTCACCGTAACCTTTCAAACACCTTGTGTAGCCAAAATGAGCCTTGCCACTGATCAAACTGCTCTTCTTTCATTAAAGCAAAACATCATCTTTGACCCTTCTCATACACTTGCAGCAAATTGGACTAATTCGAGCTCCGTCTGCAGCTGGATTGGCGTGTCTTGCAGCTTGCGTCACCAGAGTAGCTGCATTGAATCTCTCTTACATGAATCTCTCCGGCAGCATTCCACCACAACTCGGGCAGTTGTCCTTCCTTGCCTCCCTCGACCTCACCAGCAACCTCTTCAGTGGAGCGTTGCCTCACGAGCTGTCATTCCTTCACAGGTTGAAGTTCATGTCTCTCCGAATTAACAACTTCACAGGAGAGATTCCTCCTATCTTTGGTCATCTACCACAGCTAGAGTACTTGAATTTACGCAACAACAGCTTTGTAGGTTCCATCCCAAAATCCCTCTCAAATCTAACAAGCCTGCAATTCCTTAACTTAAATTACAATCCTTTAAGTGGAGAAATTCCTAAAGAGTTAGGCAGACTTGAAAATGTAGAAACTCTGTATATTGAATGGAATCATCTCTCTGGGGCTATACCATCAACGATTTTCAATATGTCGAAGCTGGTGTTTATCGGGTTTACAGGCAATGGTTTGAGTGCAAGTCTTCCAGTAGATATGTGCACCAATCTTCCATTTCTTGCtgagatttatttttctgaAAATCAGCTAAGTGGCGCGATTCCAACAAATTTATCGCACTGTTCACAACTACAGCTGCTGTCCCTCTCCTACAACTCATTGGTGGGCAGATACCTGCAGAAATCAGCTACTTAACATCTCTTCACACTTTATTCCTCGGTGGTAACAATTTGAATGGTATTGTTTTTATTCTTACCGCACTATATTGATGTATAAATTTGTGTatgtttgtttgaaattttgaatagtCATAATTATTTGACAGGTACACTACCAGTTGAGATTGGCAACCTTCACAACTTGATTCTTTTTGCTGTTGAACAAAATAAGATTGAGGGCTCATTAccttttagtattttcttgaATATGTCTTCCCTGCAAGAATTAAACCTATGGAGCAACAAGTTCACGGGGAATCTTACAAAGGATGTTGGGAATCTTACAACGCTAACCGTCTTAGCAATTTCAGAAAACTACATGACAGGTAAAAAGTcttttagtaataaataaaaacaaaactaaaatatttaacgtGAGTTGAATTCTTATCTTATCAATCCAAATGCAACTGGTCGCAAAAATGTTAAGATTGCCTAATTTTTTAGATAATTGTATCTACACTACATATATCTTTTACTTACCAAGCTGAAATACATCAAATATCCAGAATTACAATTTCATTACACTTGGCACTTTAATCTAATCTTTTGCATGCAGGGTTTATTCCCACTGAAATTGGCCAACTTAACCGGCTGAAAAGTATAATTTCAGAAGACAATAACTTGAGTGGTTCCATTCCACATGACCTCTTTAACATTTCTACTCTTGAAGCTCTTTCATTTGCTGGGAATGCCCTCTCCGGAGTTCTTCCAACCACTTTGTGCAAAGATGAAGCTCTTCCCATCCTTgaatatctttttctttgccaaaattccatttttggacCAATACCCAACTCTATCTCCAATTGTTCTCATCTCAGAATTCTCGCGCTTTATGGAAACAAATTGAGTGGTTTCATACCTACTGATCTAGGCAACCTAAGACTTCTCCAACGCCTTGAACTGTTCAGCAACAATCTTTCTTCAAACCTCGATTTCATTACCTCATTGTCAAATTGCAGGTCTTTAAATCGTTTGGCTTTAAGTAATAATCCTCTGTATGGCGCCATTCCACCTTCTATCGGGAATTTATCTTCCTCACTCCAACAAATCTATGCCGCCGGCTGCAAATTGAACGGCGCCATTCCTGTTCAAATAGCCAATTTAACAAGCTTGATGACCTTGGATTTACATGACAATGGGTTATCTGGCAATATTCCTCTTTCTATTAAACACTTGCATAACCTTCAACTGTTAAATCTTGGTGCAAACATGTTGCAAGGTCCCTTTCCAGAGGCTATATGTTATTTATACAACCTGAATGGTATAGCGATTCGCCAAAATTAATTCTCAGGTTCAATTCCTAAATGTTTGGGAAATGTCTCTTCTTTAAGAGTTGTTTTTCTAAATGCCAACATGTTTCATTCAAGCATACCGTTGAGCTTATGGGACCTTAAAGATTTGCTGAATCttgatttgtcctcaaattcATTAACTGGGTTTATACCTCGAGAGATAAGTAACTTAGGAGCAACAATATCTATTGATCTCTCCATGAATCAGTTGTCAGGGTCTATTCCCGACACTATTGGAAAGTTGCAGAATTTGGCAAATCTTTCTTTGGCAAATAACAGACTAGAAGGTTCTATTCCAGTTTCCATGGGAAGCATGATCAGTTTGGTGACTCTTGACTTGTCCCACAGCAACCTCTCTGGTTCAATTCCAAAGTCTTTGGAAGAGCTTCAATACCTCAACTATTTCAATGTCTCTTTCAATAGTTTGAGTGGAGAAATACCTAGTGGTGGCTCTTTCAGAAACTTTACTATGGATTCTTTTAAGGGCAATGGGGCATTGTGCGGAATCCCTAGATTCCTTGTCCCTGTTTGCCCAGGAGTTTCTAATCATGTACTATCAAAGAGGAAGAAGGTGGGACGAGCTTTATTTGTGGCTTTTGGGGTTGTGGCTTTCATTTCGTTTGTATCTTTGGCTTTTATCTTAATCAGATGCAAAAGGAAAGTTAAGACAACTAGAGAAGTTGATGAGATGATATCCGTTGTTCCAGAAAGAATATCTTATTATGAGCTTATGCAAGCAACTGAACAACTCAGTGAGAGCAATTTACTTGGAATTGGAAGTTCTTGCTCTGTTTACAAAGGAATTCTTAATGATGGGAATGCTGTCGCTGTTAAGGTGTTCAATCTTCAACTACAAGGCATTTCAAGGAGATTTGATGTCGAATGTGAGATACTTCGTAGCATTCGGCATAGGTGTCTGACCAGCGTTTTAAGTTGCTGTTCCAATGAAGAGTTCAAGGCATTGGTGCTTGAATATATGCCCAATGGAAACCTTGAGAAATGGTTATATTCTCGTAATGATTGCTTGAATTTTATGGAAAGATTGAATATAATGATTGATGTTGCATCTGCTTTGGAGTATCTTCACCATGGTTGTTCAACACCTACTGTTCAAAGCGACTTGAAGCCTAGTAATGTGTTGTTAGATGAAGATATGGTTGGCCATGTAAGCGATTTTGGGATAGCAAAGTTGCTATGCAATGGAGATAGCATGGTGTTAACCAACACCCTGGGAACACTGGGTTACATTGCTCCAGGTGATTTGTTATTCTACATCAATTATGTATgtactttttaataaatgaagtcTTTTGTTTACTGACTGGTAGAGTATggcttttttgtgattttagagTATGGTTCAGAAGGACTAGTCTCTACAAGGTGCTATGGTGTGATGTTGATGGAAGTATTTACGAGAAAAAGGCCAAGTGACGACATGTTTGTTGGAGATCTAAGCTTGAAGAGTTGGGTTGAAAAGTCAGTTCCAGAATTCACATATCAAGTTATGAAAAGTCAGTTCCAGAATTCACATATCAAGTTATAGATGCCAACATAGtaatgaatgttgaagaagaaaatggtgaCAAAATTGTGGAATTCACAACATCCATATTGGAGTTGGCATGCAAGTGTTCTGCACATTCCCCTAATAAAAGGATTAATATGAAGGAAGCTATAGCAGAGCTGCAGAAAATCAAACATGGGTTTTTGGGATGAAGCTTAAATCACAGAGGGCAACACCTTACTTTTATTTGGTGAAGCAAATGCGGAGAGGGTTATGAGCCTTGCATTGCTATCAGTGTAATTCCATTCACCGTTTTGTTCTATGTTTTCTATGCTTTGTTCATTGAACTTATCTATATCTACGTTCTAcatctaattttatgttttcaaaCTTCGTCAGCTAGTAGATCTGAAATTTCTCCCAATTTTTTCTGCTTCTTAACTCCAATGATAGGAATTAGTAGATGATAATGAggtaaaatgagaaattgtCACCTTATTTGGTAAAGCAAATGCAGAGAGGGCCGACGTATTTATGAGTTTTGCATTGCTGTGTAAATTGacagttttgttttatgttttctatGCTTTATTCATTGAACTTATCTTTATCTACatcaaattttatgttatCAAACACAGTCACCAATTAGATCTGAAATTACTCCCAGTTTTATGCTTTGAATTATTCTTCTGATGAAAGGgactatttcaaattttatgatagtACAAAAGTAATTCAGAATTGAAATGGATATATTGACactcataaaaaaaagaacgaatttgaatgaagaaatggcaatttttaaatgtaaGATAGTAGAAAGTAAACAATTTAATCTACTCAACACCAAAAATGCTTCCATCTTTAAGTTTGATTGTTTTAATTGAAGCAACGGTATGCATCAATGCCATTTAAAAGAAGATTGTTCAGAAGTGGAGTAGTATACTATAGTAGTGCCCATTCTTGGTTTCAGAGAGAAGAGATTAATCAATTTACTACATACAACATCCTGTATTGCAAATCTAGCCATTACATCTACCCATATCTACTAAAGTTTCCTACCACATCTCAATCTTCAAAAAATACATGTACAAATGCTGTACTAGAATCGAGTGAATACCACCCATCATCAGgtaaaaatcaagaaatgagCTCCAGCCAATACCTTCACCTAGATAAATTTTCCCAATCAAAAAACCGAATAAAGTATCAATCATAACCTGCAACGGAAGAGGTTTGAAGCATTCACCTCAGCAGAAGAGGCCCAACAGAAACTAAGATAATGATCTGTGTGGAACGCGAAGAAATTGGAACTGAACCTAGATCAAGTTGAAGTTATGTCCTTTGTCGTGGATTCAGTCAACAGATTCGCCATAGACTGTATTAGGGATGTCGGATCATAGATTATGCCCGCTGCTGCATCGTGTACTGATTCAACAGTTACCTACAATTTCAAGATAACCAACAAAAGATTAACACGTCAGAAGCAATTCACATGCTACTAAAGCAACGCTGTTTAGTAGCTTTAGTTCACGTGTATATATTGCATCAAAGAACACATACCACATGAGAGATCCCTTGCGCAGCCAATTTATCAGTATCAATGAGAATCTGACCACCTTTGGGCACAAATATTGTGTTGATGTATTGGTTAGGCTACAAAAAGATGCGAAAAATATTTGGGTtcatatttaagtttttttatggTCAAAATAACACAACTCACATAATTACATGAGGTAGAGTCAACCATATATAGTTGAGTAAAATTCAAGAAGAGTTTCTCATGTTTCACAAAACACTAAGCAAcgataaaagaataaaataaataattttataaaagaaagttgGGATACTTACAGGACTGTTTAGACTCTTATGAGGATCGCCATACGTTCTGTTCAGAGCATCGGCAATAGCTGTCACAAAGCAGGAAGCTGTAAAGCCGCCAGTTTCTCTATCATGCGTACCATTCAAGAGAAGCACCTTCAAAAAACGACAACATTCAAGACATGATTGATTGTAAGAAAATGAGATCATCTGAACATAACATAGATACAATCATATGAACATACGtatatggcaaaaaaaaaaaagttaataatgGTAAAACCCATTACACAGCcgaaaattcaattaaagagATCAAATCATATTAATTAGGCAAGAAAAACTGAAGGACGTACGATCAAGATATTTCAAGCTTAAAAATGTATTAATACCTTGGGACATGATCTTGAAGAAATACTTTCACCAATTCCACGTAAAACCTGAAAAGAAGGCCTCAAGTTATGTACTCAATGCTCAAAAGGGGGTATTTAAGCTAAAGGGTCACAAATAGTGACAAGGTTTTAAGCATAGCATATAACAACCCAAAAGAGGGTGTTTACAAGAGAGGGACCAGTGCTTACAAGAGAGGGGCATATCGAAGTAAACAGTGAACCCATGGCATAGATAATGCAGTCGACGCTGTTCAGCTGATCTAAGACAGATGGATTTACAGAAGGAAATACCtgtaacaaaaacataaaatcatgAGAAAGTATTTCAAATCGAGAACGCGTTCATTCCTTGGCCTTGAGTCTGGTTGTTAGAAGCATGTAACATGTGCATACAGCATAATCACAAACTTAAATTATGAGTCGTAATCCAATGATACAAGCTAAAAGAGCTCCTacctcatgcaataaattgcTGCCTTCGCTAGACATGTAAAAGACCCGCTTTATTCTTGAAGGAAGAGTTCGAACTGAAGAGTGACTCTGTAGAAGAAACCACCTCTTCAATCAAACATACAGGAATTTACACTGTGATGCAGTACccaaagaaaaatagaagatgagttgaaaaataagACCAGGACCTGTCCAATAATAAAACCTCAAATCGTATGAACTGATAACACAGTGCTATACTGGCGAAAATTGAGGGATTTTATCAATCACTACCAGCCAGCGAAACTAAAGAGGGATATCAACATACGTGAacttttaatcatatttaccTTATCTATAGGCTGCATAGATCCACTGGTTGGATGTGAAATTTCATTCTGACCCCGTATTATGGTTCCATCCTAGAAAACAATCAAAGAAAGTGTAGATTTTAACTTGTGAAATCaactcataattaaatttcacaaGCCTGGCATGGTGCGATGTCAGAAAGCATCCTATGGCGAAATACATGTATTCGTACCCATAATTCACAGCCCAAGGTAAGCCTATCATTTGTGGATATAACTGGTAGGACCAGGCTTTCTGTTGGAATTTGTGACACACgtgaaaacaagaaaattgcAGCATCTAGAGACTGAAAGAATATCCGAGCTCCAGCAAAGAAAAAATTTCCGATGCTGCAAGTAAGAGAAGACTGAGCtgatattcattttaattttga is drawn from Salvia hispanica cultivar TCC Black 2014 chromosome 6, UniMelb_Shisp_WGS_1.0, whole genome shotgun sequence and contains these coding sequences:
- the LOC125195216 gene encoding probable leucine-rich repeat receptor-like protein kinase At2g33170, coding for MSSLQELNLWSNKFTGNLTKDVGNLTTLTVLAISENYMTGFIPTEIGQLNRLKSIISEDNNLSGSIPHDLFNISTLEALSFAGNALSGVLPTTLCKDEALPILEYLFLCQNSIFGPIPNSISNCSHLRILALYGNKLSGFIPTDLGNLRLLQRLELFSNNLSSNLDFITSLSNCRSLNRLALSNNPLYGAIPPSIGNLSSSLQQIYAAGCKLNGAIPVQIANLTSLMTLDLHDNGLSGNIPLSIKHLHNLQLLNLGANMLQGPFPEAICYLYNLNGIAIRQN
- the LOC125195999 gene encoding probable LRR receptor-like serine/threonine-protein kinase At3g47570 — encoded protein: MFHSSIPLSLWDLKDLLNLDLSSNSLTGFIPREISNLGATISIDLSMNQLSGSIPDTIGKLQNLANLSLANNRLEGSIPVSMGSMISLVTLDLSHSNLSGSIPKSLEELQYLNYFNVSFNSLSGEIPSGGSFRNFTMDSFKGNGALCGIPRFLVPVCPGVSNHVLSKRKKVGRALFVAFGVVAFISFVSLAFILIRCKRKVKTTREVDEMISVVPERISYYELMQATEQLSESNLLGIGSSCSVYKGILNDGNAVAVKVFNLQLQGISRRFDVECEILRSIRHRCLTSVLSCCSNEEFKALVLEYMPNGNLEKWLYSRNDCLNFMERLNIMIDVASALEYLHHGCSTPTVQSDLKPSNVLLDEDMVGHVSDFGIAKLLCNGDSMVLTNTLGTLGYIAPEYGSEGLVSTRCYGVMLMEVFTRKRPSDDMFVGDLSLKSWVEKSVPEFTYQVMKSQFQNSHIKL
- the LOC125192472 gene encoding uncharacterized protein YNL011C isoform X1, producing MADTCLGPPLFKPPHSLLNTPNQISFPFLLLSHHRSTPFSRNLSLMAPSSNPIPSHHSHCSSASTSPKSLSSHPSLLVFSGGTAFNGVVEELKSLTVHVAHVLPVSDDGGSTAEIVRVLGGPAVGDIRSRCLRLSDPSTSEGLAVRTLLGHRLPLEAQKAKFEWYDIVEGNHSLWTGVSKPYRETIRAFLVYFQNQGKTIICRSLEGRMKYSVSATEGTHIGNFFFAGARIFFQSLDAAIFLFSRVSQIPTESLVLPVISTNDRLTLGCELWDGTIIRGQNEISHPTSGSMQPIDKSHSSVRTLPSRIKRVFYMSSEGSNLLHEVFPSVNPSVLDQLNSVDCIIYAMGSLFTSICPSLVLRGIGESISSRSCPKVLLLNGTHDRETGGFTASCFVTAIADALNRTYGDPHKSLNSPPNQYINTIFVPKGGQILIDTDKLAAQGISHVVTVESVHDAAAGIIYDPTSLIQSMANLLTESTTKDITST
- the LOC125192472 gene encoding uncharacterized protein YNL011C isoform X2; protein product: MADTCLGPPLFKPPHSLLNTPNQISFPFLLLSHHRSTPFSRNLSLMAPSSNPIPSHHSHCSSASTSPKSLSSHPSLLVFSGGTAFNGVVEELKSLTVHVAHVLPVSDDGGSTAEIVRVLGGPAVGDIRSRCLRLSDPSTSEGLAVRTLLGHRLPLEAQKAKFEWYDIVEGNHSLWTGVSKPYRETIRAFLVYFQNQILRRSDEVFCFSNGSIGNFFFAGARIFFQSLDAAIFLFSRVSQIPTESLVLPVISTNDRLTLGCELWDGTIIRGQNEISHPTSGSMQPIDKSHSSVRTLPSRIKRVFYMSSEGSNLLHEVFPSVNPSVLDQLNSVDCIIYAMGSLFTSICPSLVLRGIGESISSRSCPKVLLLNGTHDRETGGFTASCFVTAIADALNRTYGDPHKSLNSPPNQYINTIFVPKGGQILIDTDKLAAQGISHVVTVESVHDAAAGIIYDPTSLIQSMANLLTESTTKDITST
- the LOC125192472 gene encoding uncharacterized protein YNL011C isoform X4; the encoded protein is MVRYCRRKPFSVDRCLKTIQGDYSSIFGLFPESGLIDFHFSKMDHLILRRSDEVFCFSNGSIGNFFFAGARIFFQSLDAAIFLFSRVSQIPTESLVLPVISTNDRLTLGCELWDGTIIRGQNEISHPTSGSMQPIDKSHSSVRTLPSRIKRVFYMSSEGSNLLHEVFPSVNPSVLDQLNSVDCIIYAMGSLFTSICPSLVLRGIGESISSRSCPKVLLLNGTHDRETGGFTASCFVTAIADALNRTYGDPHKSLNSPPNQYINTIFVPKGGQILIDTDKLAAQGISHVVTVESVHDAAAGIIYDPTSLIQSMANLLTESTTKDITST